The DNA window ATTTAGCACGTTTTTGCAAACCTTTCTCTCTTTGTATTTTGCCTCTCCGACTATGATCTTGCCGCCTATATTTAATAGCATATCAAGCTCTATATTCCTGCTCCAAAAGCTACTTAAAAATATGCCATTAATTAGAAATTTTTTTGCCATGAGTTCACCGCATAAAATTTCAAATCCAAGGCTTGCATATTCGTCAAATTCTTTTTTTATAATGGCTAAAATTTCATCATTTTTACCAGCTTTTAGCAAGCTTAAATTTGGCTCTATAAATCTAAACCAAAACCTTGAAAAATGGCTATTAAAATGTATTTTATCCTCAACTTTATAGCCCCTTTCTTCTTTTTTTAACATCTGGTTTTTTGATCTTTTTGGCAGTACTTCTCTACTTTTTTCTAGCAGTAAAAAATTCTTTTCAAAAAGCTTTGCGTAGACTTTGCTAGCTAGGCTTTGAGGTAAAATTTTATTTACGCTAAATTTTTTTCTATCGCTTCGTGCGAGTTTTATGAGGGCAGATTTTATAGCATCGTTTGTATCGGATTCGAAGTAAAATTTTGGCATCAAGGCTATAAAGTTGTTTAAAATTTCAGCCTCGATCGCTTCAAAAACATCATAATATGAGTGCTTTAAATCAAACTCATCAAAGACGAGATGAAATTTAATAAGTTCATTTATATCGAGGTGTTTCATTCGCTCAAATGTTGATTTTAAAGCTTTTATATCGGCTCCTTTATTTGGGCATTGTAGTATATTTTAGCTAAAGTAATCTATAATGCTACGCAAAAAACAAGGGTTGTGATTTGGTAAATTTAGAGCATATTAGAGAAAATATAATTTTAAAAAATGGCATTTATTATTTTGATTTTACAGCTTCAGGGCTAGCTTATAAACCTATCGAAGATGAGATAGCAAAAATACTTCAAACATACGCAAATACACACTCTATCAGCTCATCAAATGCCTATAAAACCGCTCAAATTTATGAAGATTCAAGACGTGAATTAAAAAGCTTGCTAGGACTTGATGATAGTTTTTATCTTTTTGCTTGTGGCAATGGAGCTACCGGCGCGATAAAGAAATTTCAAGAAATTTTAGGAATTTATGCACCGCCAGCGTTAAAAAAAAGATATGCCCTAAAGCCAGATGAAAATTCTCCGCTCGTAGTACTTGGCCCTTATGAGCATCATTCAAATGAGATAAGTTTTAGGCAAGCACTTTGTGAGGTTGAGCGTATCAGGCTTGATAAAAATGGAGGGATCGACTTTAATCATTTGGAGCAAATTTTAAGGATAAATGTCGGTCGTGAGATCATCGCAACTTTTAGTGTGGCTTCAAATGTGACTGGGGTTTTGAGCGACTACCGCAAAATTTATACTCTTGTAAAATCTTATGGTGGCATTGTGGCATTTGATGCTGCAAGCTTTAGTGCTTATGGAAATATCGATTGTGACTATTTTGATGCTCTTTTTTTATCTCCTCATAAATTACTTGGTGGAGTTGGAAGTTGTGGGCTTCTTGCTATAAAAAAGATACTTGCAAACTCAGATGAGCCGACATTTGCTGGCGGTGGAACGGTAAGTTATGTCAGCAAAAACTACGCTATATTTGTAAAAGATAGTGAGCAGTTAGAAGAGGCTGGCACTCCACCTATTTTAGGATTTATAAGAGCAAATTTGGCCTATAGGCTAAGAAATGAGATAGGATTTGAGACAATATATGAAAATGAGAGCGAGCTTGGAGAGTATTTGGAAAAAAAACTAGCAGAAATTCCTGAGCTTACGTGCTATCGTCCAAATAACATAAAGCGTTTGCCGATATTTTCTTTTAACGTAACTGGTGTTTCGCCTTATGAACTAGCTAAAGTTTTAAGCAAAGAATATGGTATTCAAACGCGTGCAGGATGTTCTTGCGCTGGACCATATGGACATGATCTGCTTCATTTAAAAGAAGATGCATTATTTACCCATAAGCCAGGCTGGGTAAGGGCTGGACTCCACTATACGCATACGCTAAAGGACGTGGATTATTTAGTAGATGCATTAAAAAATAGCATTAAAAAGTATTCAAGCATTTGGAAGGTCGATGATCCTTTTAGTGTTGATAAAATTTCAGGTTGTATGGGAGATAGATGAAAAATATATTAATCATTGCAGGAAGTGATAGTGTTGGTGGTGCTGGCGTGCAGGCTGATATTAAGACATGCGAGGCATTTTCTTGCTACGCAGCGACGGCTATTACGGCTCTTACGGCACAAAATACAAATGGCGTTAGCAATATCTTTGCTACAAATGTTACAAATCTAAATGAACAAATCAAAATGGTAGACGAAGAGCTAAACATAGATGCCATAAAGGTTGGTATGCTTTTTAATAAAGAGCTTATATCTTGCGTTGGTTCTTGGCTTGAAAAATTTCATAAGCAAGGCATTAAAATAGTAATAGACCCAGTTTGCGTAGCAAAATCAGGCTCAAAGCTTCTTGAGGATGACGCGATAGCAAGCTTAAAAGAGCTTTTTAAATTCGCAGACATTATTACACCAAATATCGATGAAGCCAAAGTTTTGGAGCTTAATAGTAAAAATTTACCTTGCGATATGATCTTAAAGCGAAGTACGGTTGCAGAAATTTGTGAAGATACTCTTTTTAAAAAAAATGGTGACGTGATTAAATTTAAAGAGCCACTAATAAAACCAGAGATCATGCATGGGGCTGGATGTAGCTTTGCAAGTGCGCTGGCCTGCTTGCTGGCAAATGGACACGCCAAAGAAGAGGCCATAAAACTAGCCAAAAAATACATTTTAAATGCTATTAAAAATGCAATTACGACAAAATTTGGCAAACGTCTACTAAATCATAAAGTTGGCATAAGTGATTGAAATTTACGCGATTAGCGACGATGTATTGATGCCTGAAAATTTAGCCTTGCAATATACTAAAGAAATTTTAGAGTGTGGGGTGAAATTTTTTCAATTTCGTTCTAAAAAAATACCCAAAGATGAAAGGCTAGC is part of the Campylobacter concisus genome and encodes:
- a CDS encoding DUF234 domain-containing protein: MKHLDINELIKFHLVFDEFDLKHSYYDVFEAIEAEILNNFIALMPKFYFESDTNDAIKSALIKLARSDRKKFSVNKILPQSLASKVYAKLFEKNFLLLEKSREVLPKRSKNQMLKKEERGYKVEDKIHFNSHFSRFWFRFIEPNLSLLKAGKNDEILAIIKKEFDEYASLGFEILCGELMAKKFLINGIFLSSFWSRNIELDMLLNIGGKIIVGEAKYKERKVCKNVLNLLLKKCEKLNISPDIIALFSKSGFSSELRNLKDERLRLYEISDFEELLK
- a CDS encoding hydroxymethylpyrimidine/phosphomethylpyrimidine kinase, with the translated sequence MKNILIIAGSDSVGGAGVQADIKTCEAFSCYAATAITALTAQNTNGVSNIFATNVTNLNEQIKMVDEELNIDAIKVGMLFNKELISCVGSWLEKFHKQGIKIVIDPVCVAKSGSKLLEDDAIASLKELFKFADIITPNIDEAKVLELNSKNLPCDMILKRSTVAEICEDTLFKKNGDVIKFKEPLIKPEIMHGAGCSFASALACLLANGHAKEEAIKLAKKYILNAIKNAITTKFGKRLLNHKVGISD
- a CDS encoding aminotransferase class V-fold PLP-dependent enzyme; this encodes MVNLEHIRENIILKNGIYYFDFTASGLAYKPIEDEIAKILQTYANTHSISSSNAYKTAQIYEDSRRELKSLLGLDDSFYLFACGNGATGAIKKFQEILGIYAPPALKKRYALKPDENSPLVVLGPYEHHSNEISFRQALCEVERIRLDKNGGIDFNHLEQILRINVGREIIATFSVASNVTGVLSDYRKIYTLVKSYGGIVAFDAASFSAYGNIDCDYFDALFLSPHKLLGGVGSCGLLAIKKILANSDEPTFAGGGTVSYVSKNYAIFVKDSEQLEEAGTPPILGFIRANLAYRLRNEIGFETIYENESELGEYLEKKLAEIPELTCYRPNNIKRLPIFSFNVTGVSPYELAKVLSKEYGIQTRAGCSCAGPYGHDLLHLKEDALFTHKPGWVRAGLHYTHTLKDVDYLVDALKNSIKKYSSIWKVDDPFSVDKISGCMGDR